The following are encoded in a window of Pseudomonas sp. St316 genomic DNA:
- a CDS encoding PFL_4669 family integrating conjugative element protein, with protein MADHYQLNLGSLRSSITLTLHTHHAARIWQGRTAREGVHSIMGMAGYISVTNLIKQAAAQDDPYADWAIVQLEEKLMQAKAGMLELTQQLDRIRQDLPTQIDMSDNINIHPVTLPLYIGSQLGFLAVYLLTDYDTLVRHTLLAHHTALIGRRDMEAWIDDGAHLLRSLFGQAQRYRHAGVTRDDMAANNARALAAMEKFGLPPTDILEGHRRSQFAPPIIRRGAVAVDDAEALEENAIEPSATVDEPEDEV; from the coding sequence GTGGCCGATCACTATCAGCTCAACCTGGGCTCATTGCGCAGCAGCATCACCCTGACACTGCATACCCACCACGCCGCCCGAATCTGGCAAGGCCGAACCGCACGCGAAGGCGTCCACTCGATCATGGGTATGGCGGGCTACATCAGCGTCACCAACCTGATCAAACAAGCCGCAGCGCAGGACGATCCTTATGCCGACTGGGCGATCGTGCAGCTCGAAGAAAAATTGATGCAGGCCAAGGCTGGGATGCTGGAACTGACCCAGCAGTTGGACCGGATCAGACAGGACCTGCCGACACAGATCGACATGAGCGACAATATCAACATCCATCCCGTTACTTTGCCGTTGTACATCGGCAGCCAGCTGGGCTTCCTCGCCGTCTACCTGCTGACTGACTACGACACCTTGGTGCGTCATACCCTGTTGGCCCATCACACCGCCTTGATCGGTCGCCGAGACATGGAAGCCTGGATCGACGACGGCGCCCATCTGCTGCGCAGCCTATTCGGTCAGGCGCAGCGCTATCGGCATGCTGGCGTCACCCGTGACGACATGGCGGCAAATAACGCTCGTGCTCTGGCGGCCATGGAGAAGTTTGGGCTCCCCCCTACGGACATCCTTGAGGGGCATCGCCGCTCCCAGTTCGCGCCCCCGATCATTCGTCGTGGTGCTGTGGCGGTGGATGACGCTGAAGCGTTGGAGGAGAACGCGATAGAGCCATCTGCGACAGTCGATGAGCCGGAGGACGAAGTATGA
- a CDS encoding PilL N-terminal domain-containing protein, with amino-acid sequence MERFFTPVCLLGLLSACTAQIPTHLPTSPENAGGSNRAQLSRSTAEESHPTELRYGRYTLVSTEPTPEQRDLLAQIVDVSIPSNLNPSVQEAMHYVLQRSGYSLCPAAEPVKILFTRPLPAAHYRLGPISLRNALQVLAGPAWQLTIDEVSRSVCFERQKNDAAVVRLAPSAAHQPEARP; translated from the coding sequence ATGGAGCGTTTTTTCACGCCTGTCTGCCTGCTGGGTTTATTGAGCGCCTGCACGGCGCAGATCCCCACCCATTTGCCGACTAGTCCAGAGAATGCCGGTGGTTCCAATCGGGCCCAGCTTTCGAGGAGTACAGCCGAAGAGAGTCATCCGACAGAGCTCCGCTATGGCCGCTATACGCTGGTCAGCACCGAGCCCACCCCGGAACAACGTGATCTTCTCGCTCAAATTGTTGACGTGAGCATTCCGTCCAACCTGAATCCTTCGGTACAGGAAGCGATGCACTACGTGCTGCAGCGCTCAGGTTATTCGCTCTGCCCTGCTGCCGAACCAGTAAAAATACTGTTTACCCGGCCTCTGCCTGCCGCCCATTACCGGCTCGGCCCGATCTCACTACGCAACGCGCTACAAGTACTGGCTGGCCCCGCCTGGCAACTCACGATCGATGAGGTTAGCCGTTCGGTCTGCTTCGAACGGCAAAAAAATGATGCTGCCGTCGTGCGGCTCGCACCCAGCGCGGCCCATCAGCCGGAGGCACGCCCATGA
- a CDS encoding STY4534 family ICE replication protein produces the protein MAHANQSQEATTYFNLHTVGIGYLNRVREVQVRRGQPFMACDIAALHGATDAVEYTRFDCKVAGGEAERLIRLYMDAVKAEKKVLLSFRIGDLWIDPFLYEKGDKQGQPGASLKGRLLYIDWIKVNGTFEYKAPARQEATAPAEQTPNSEPSPTSADADAEDTDTPAKSRAEPESAPTPRTARRVATRTVQSA, from the coding sequence ATGGCCCACGCCAACCAATCCCAAGAAGCAACTACTTACTTCAATCTGCACACCGTCGGTATCGGCTACCTCAACCGTGTCCGTGAAGTACAAGTCCGCCGCGGCCAGCCGTTCATGGCCTGCGATATCGCCGCTCTGCATGGTGCCACTGATGCAGTGGAATACACCCGTTTCGACTGCAAAGTCGCAGGAGGCGAAGCTGAACGTTTGATTCGCCTCTATATGGACGCCGTCAAAGCCGAGAAAAAGGTCTTGCTGTCGTTCCGTATCGGCGACCTGTGGATTGACCCATTTCTCTATGAGAAAGGCGATAAACAAGGCCAACCGGGCGCCAGCCTGAAAGGTCGTCTGCTGTACATCGACTGGATCAAGGTCAACGGCACGTTCGAGTACAAAGCGCCTGCCAGGCAGGAAGCAACAGCACCTGCTGAGCAAACGCCAAACAGTGAGCCATCCCCAACGTCGGCTGATGCCGATGCCGAGGATACCGACACCCCAGCGAAGTCCAGGGCTGAACCTGAATCTGCACCCACTCCCCGCACGGCCCGCCGTGTCGCTACACGTACTGTTCAGTCCGCCTGA
- a CDS encoding DNA topoisomerase III, whose amino-acid sequence MRLFLCEKPSQGRDIAKVLGASRRGDGCLIGPETTVTWCIGHLLETAQPEAYGDQYKTWSLDHLPIIPAQWRVEVKPKTGAQFKIIKQLLSEATTVVIATDADREGEMIARELLELCNYRGSVERLWLSALNEASIRKALSSLKSSQETFPLYHSALARSRADWLIGMNLSRLFTLLGRRAGYDGVLSVGRVQTPTLRLVVERDRAIASFVSVPYWVVDVHLSSMGQPFIASWIPPSSGRDEAGRCLQQALASQAVQALSGSKTATVVSLQTEHLREAPPLPFDLSTLQEVCSRKLGLGAQETLNIAQALYETHKATSYPRSDCRYLPESMFNEVAAVFDALLRMDPALRPALASVDRSLRSRAWNDGKVTAHHAIIPNTEPANLTRMSEQERQVYELIRSHYLAQFLPHHEFDRTEVELECGAERLTAVGKRILVQGWKGLLSDSAEDDEPNQKSQALPALQQGVKCAVDDVDLKSMRTAAPKPLTEGDLIRAMKNVAKLVNDPRLKQKLRDTTGIGTEATRAGIIKGLIDRGYLLKKKRALMASAAAHTLIEAVPAAVADPGMTAIWEQALDEIEAGRLTLDAFVAKQAHWITQLIANCGALNLSVPAEAGPICPICNASMLRRKGKSGPFWSCSHYPDCKGTVPISKGIRRP is encoded by the coding sequence ATGCGTCTTTTTCTCTGCGAGAAACCCTCCCAAGGTCGTGACATCGCCAAGGTTCTCGGAGCCAGCCGACGTGGCGATGGTTGCTTGATTGGTCCCGAGACAACTGTCACCTGGTGTATCGGTCACCTGCTGGAAACGGCCCAACCTGAAGCCTATGGCGATCAGTACAAAACCTGGTCGTTGGATCATCTACCGATCATTCCCGCGCAGTGGAGAGTTGAGGTCAAACCCAAGACTGGCGCGCAGTTCAAAATCATCAAACAGCTGCTCAGCGAAGCTACCACCGTCGTCATCGCCACCGACGCCGATCGCGAAGGTGAAATGATTGCCCGCGAGTTACTGGAGCTCTGCAACTATCGTGGTTCTGTTGAGCGCCTCTGGTTATCGGCACTCAACGAGGCGTCGATTCGCAAAGCGCTGTCCTCGCTGAAGTCTAGTCAGGAGACCTTCCCGCTCTATCACTCAGCCCTCGCCCGCAGCCGCGCCGATTGGCTGATTGGTATGAACCTCAGTCGTTTATTTACCCTCCTAGGACGGCGGGCGGGCTATGACGGCGTGCTGTCGGTTGGACGCGTCCAAACACCCACTTTGCGCTTGGTGGTTGAACGAGACCGCGCGATTGCCAGCTTCGTCTCTGTGCCGTACTGGGTGGTGGATGTGCACCTGTCTTCAATGGGGCAACCCTTCATCGCGTCGTGGATACCGCCAAGCTCAGGACGTGACGAAGCCGGTCGCTGCCTGCAGCAGGCGCTCGCCAGTCAAGCCGTCCAAGCGCTTTCTGGCAGCAAGACCGCCACCGTAGTCTCGCTGCAGACTGAGCATTTGCGCGAAGCGCCACCCCTGCCCTTCGACCTGAGCACACTGCAAGAAGTCTGTTCACGCAAGTTGGGACTCGGCGCTCAGGAAACACTGAACATCGCCCAAGCCTTGTATGAAACCCACAAAGCCACCAGCTATCCGCGCAGCGATTGCCGTTATTTGCCAGAGAGCATGTTCAACGAGGTCGCCGCAGTATTCGATGCCCTACTCAGAATGGATCCTGCGTTACGCCCAGCGCTCGCAAGCGTCGATCGATCATTGCGCTCACGAGCATGGAACGATGGCAAGGTCACTGCGCACCACGCCATTATCCCCAACACCGAGCCGGCGAATCTCACGCGGATGTCCGAACAAGAGCGCCAAGTCTACGAGCTAATTCGTAGCCACTACCTCGCGCAATTTCTGCCGCATCACGAGTTTGATCGAACCGAGGTCGAACTGGAGTGCGGCGCCGAGCGTTTGACTGCTGTTGGCAAACGGATCCTCGTCCAAGGCTGGAAAGGCTTGCTCTCCGACAGCGCCGAAGACGATGAACCCAATCAAAAGTCCCAGGCGTTGCCCGCTCTACAACAGGGTGTGAAGTGCGCAGTGGACGACGTCGACCTCAAGTCCATGCGCACCGCTGCTCCCAAACCGCTCACCGAGGGTGATCTGATCAGGGCGATGAAAAATGTGGCCAAGCTGGTCAACGACCCGCGTCTGAAACAGAAACTTCGGGACACCACCGGTATCGGCACCGAAGCCACGCGAGCCGGCATCATCAAGGGGTTGATTGATCGCGGCTATTTGCTGAAGAAAAAACGAGCTTTGATGGCCTCCGCAGCGGCCCATACCCTGATCGAAGCGGTACCCGCAGCAGTCGCGGATCCGGGTATGACAGCGATCTGGGAGCAGGCTCTGGATGAAATCGAAGCGGGACGTCTGACCTTGGATGCATTCGTTGCCAAGCAGGCGCACTGGATTACGCAGCTGATCGCAAACTGCGGAGCGCTTAACTTGTCGGTACCGGCCGAAGCCGGGCCGATTTGCCCCATTTGCAACGCCTCAATGCTCAGGCGGAAGGGAAAATCAGGACCGTTCTGGTCATGTTCCCACTACCCGGACTGCAAAGGCACTGTGCCGATCAGCAAAGGTATACGTCGTCCATGA
- a CDS encoding STY4528 family pathogenicity island replication protein, which yields MNTAPSSRWQRVLQQCTQQLSERWPSRPTTEHPSNQALQAGFLFSGQSLEVVPRRLLLDSRLTPLERNAWQVFRLMLQGQGVVTPRYEDLQPYLSSVPYGASASRETIARVLTMLRLTRWLSLVSHGRDQLSGRLQGSLYILHDEPLTPAEAMELDQDYLELVGHALDHATKAVRIVARHVLEEIRQDTDIDLGRLPTRLDSWGDHWTKQGLDKAPDEALHDSELGGDHLVRNRAGPGSDSEPGPSANVSGSVRNPNAACTVLKESISTVPRATPAVDNLHWPDPLHLSPSERQAVTVALNKLKPADRQAVLNEAGARCAAGSVRKPAAYLMGLIQRALKGDFRPWAGQAESLPIAEPPPAPPRQLRKKGEPASALAQACLDELRQLRSKRGGRQ from the coding sequence ATGAACACTGCCCCTTCCAGTCGCTGGCAGCGTGTTCTGCAGCAATGCACCCAGCAATTAAGTGAACGTTGGCCCTCACGCCCAACCACTGAGCATCCTTCCAACCAGGCCCTGCAGGCGGGCTTTTTGTTCAGTGGCCAATCTCTCGAAGTCGTGCCGCGTCGACTGCTGCTGGATAGTCGGCTAACGCCATTGGAACGGAATGCCTGGCAAGTATTTCGACTCATGCTGCAAGGCCAGGGCGTGGTCACGCCGCGCTATGAAGATCTGCAACCTTACTTGTCGAGCGTGCCCTACGGTGCGTCAGCCTCTCGTGAAACCATCGCTCGCGTTTTGACGATGCTCCGGCTGACCCGCTGGCTCAGCTTGGTAAGTCATGGCCGCGATCAGCTCAGCGGGCGCCTACAAGGTTCTCTGTACATCCTGCACGATGAACCGTTAACCCCCGCCGAAGCCATGGAGCTGGATCAGGATTACCTGGAGCTGGTCGGACACGCCCTCGATCATGCAACCAAGGCTGTGCGAATTGTCGCTCGGCATGTTTTGGAAGAAATTCGTCAGGACACCGATATCGATTTGGGTCGGCTCCCCACCCGGCTCGACAGTTGGGGCGACCATTGGACAAAACAAGGATTGGATAAGGCGCCCGATGAAGCGCTGCACGATTCCGAACTGGGTGGCGACCACCTCGTTCGGAATCGTGCGGGACCCGGTTCGGATTCCGAACCGGGTCCGAGCGCCAATGTTTCCGGCAGCGTTCGGAATCCGAACGCTGCCTGTACTGTATTAAAAGAAAGTATTAGTACGGTACCGCGCGCGACCCCAGCGGTGGATAACCTGCACTGGCCTGATCCGCTGCACCTCAGTCCGAGCGAGCGACAGGCCGTCACCGTGGCGCTGAACAAGCTTAAGCCAGCGGATCGGCAGGCAGTGCTCAACGAAGCGGGCGCGCGATGTGCGGCAGGCAGCGTCCGCAAACCGGCGGCGTATCTGATGGGTCTTATTCAGCGAGCGCTGAAAGGCGATTTCCGCCCTTGGGCAGGTCAGGCTGAATCGTTACCCATTGCAGAACCGCCACCCGCTCCCCCGCGCCAACTTAGGAAAAAGGGCGAACCCGCCTCTGCCCTCGCCCAAGCGTGCCTGGATGAACTGCGCCAGCTGCGTAGCAAACGCGGTGGACGTCAGTAG
- a CDS encoding DUF2857 domain-containing protein — MNLSFNVLNQAMLTQVLHELRLGNLQRCKALGLGEDDIYLLQSLPPSTLSRLAHATVPWVEVKIDSPVLHRLIDQAERDEQNERLINRALKLGASSTIMYQHFGLAHSETALRRRLLKIETRKGRPQNLSEAQEHALWQRWCQLRAEDGAEDQLDAMMMLAEEQQISLTIVWQQIDHYSNGT; from the coding sequence ATGAACCTGTCCTTCAATGTGCTCAACCAGGCCATGCTGACTCAAGTCCTTCACGAGTTGCGCCTGGGTAATCTGCAACGCTGCAAAGCACTCGGACTGGGTGAAGACGACATCTACCTGTTGCAATCCTTACCGCCCAGCACACTGTCACGTCTGGCCCATGCCACCGTCCCCTGGGTTGAGGTCAAGATTGATTCGCCGGTGCTGCATCGATTGATCGACCAGGCCGAACGCGACGAACAGAACGAGCGCCTGATCAACCGAGCGCTCAAGCTCGGTGCCAGCAGTACCATCATGTATCAGCACTTCGGCTTGGCGCATTCGGAAACCGCCCTGCGCCGACGTCTGCTCAAGATAGAAACCCGTAAGGGCCGTCCTCAGAACTTGAGCGAAGCGCAGGAACATGCGCTCTGGCAGCGTTGGTGCCAACTACGGGCTGAGGACGGTGCTGAGGATCAGCTCGACGCCATGATGATGTTGGCAGAGGAGCAACAGATCAGCTTGACCATCGTTTGGCAGCAGATCGACCATTACAGCAACGGAACATGA
- a CDS encoding chemotaxis protein: MKATTFQTLIVGSLCLAVSGLSGGLYNQYQRVTELENANAQRLQTLDTLQRDSSTLMDAQEKLQYALKDLKQMVDSGEQQANTLDPMLDQWAQEIQELRDGLAARATEADMIALRARLEHVEQQLLDLKSQPPLPPPTPSSAKPKKTAQPKPAPLLPPFSVLSVEYRGGERFLAVAPPTSRSLNDIQLLHNGEQFGTWQLKVLEPNAAIFAVTAHPDQTVHLP, encoded by the coding sequence ATGAAAGCCACGACGTTTCAAACCCTCATTGTCGGCTCACTTTGCCTGGCGGTCTCCGGGCTGAGTGGTGGTTTGTATAACCAGTATCAACGCGTGACCGAGCTGGAAAATGCGAACGCCCAACGCCTACAGACCCTGGATACCCTGCAACGTGACTCAAGCACCCTCATGGATGCACAGGAGAAGCTGCAGTACGCACTGAAAGACCTGAAGCAGATGGTCGATTCCGGTGAGCAACAGGCCAATACCCTCGATCCGATGTTGGATCAATGGGCGCAGGAGATACAGGAACTGCGCGATGGTCTGGCAGCCCGTGCTACCGAAGCCGACATGATCGCGCTACGCGCACGACTTGAGCACGTCGAGCAGCAACTCCTGGACCTCAAAAGTCAGCCACCACTCCCACCACCGACGCCTTCCTCGGCCAAGCCGAAAAAAACCGCTCAGCCCAAGCCTGCCCCGCTCCTGCCGCCATTTTCAGTGTTGAGCGTTGAGTACCGCGGTGGCGAGCGCTTTCTGGCGGTCGCACCTCCTACCAGTCGCTCGCTCAATGATATCCAGTTGCTGCACAACGGCGAGCAGTTCGGCACATGGCAACTGAAGGTGCTGGAGCCGAACGCGGCTATCTTCGCGGTGACCGCTCACCCAGACCAGACCGTGCACCTCCCTTGA
- a CDS encoding ParB family protein encodes MKKLSQEEVADKLHQNHFPRGPELERLSDPVVDTPMLVTLEQLRPYEHNPRFIRNPLFDDIKASIRERGLDQPPPITRRPGGTYFIIRNGGNTRLAILGELWQETRDERFFRIHCLFRPWSNEVTTLLGHLAESDLHGQLTFIERALAVAKLKTMIESDGATLSQRELARRIAAGGYPISQSHISRMLDTLEHLLPAIPQTLYAGLGKPKIERLIALRSQAERTWNRYPTDIISFPEFWLDTLGQFDADPESFHLEQIKDELLERMSRLLGQSYRMLALELSSTQRPGVVSTSLENSHLPSIDEAAAGPPSSESRPPSTETGTRAETAPEEQLTLPETNVASAVSPRSRVQQIREQIERDTAPEPAPTVETCMIDDLWIIAPTLDTPEQLRLAIAGLARELATYAGYPESVSDQQRDLGFALNIDQLDLAAPRATGVHLLLLALLRAQDEVNWEDRKQLPSALFGQLLLGVYQLPLADRPAVDVGLERLPDYLLIKLYRLIRLARRLIDLTLTPEDDSPRELP; translated from the coding sequence ATGAAGAAGCTCAGTCAGGAGGAGGTCGCCGACAAACTGCACCAGAACCATTTTCCTCGAGGTCCAGAACTGGAGCGACTCTCCGATCCGGTCGTCGACACTCCCATGCTGGTCACACTGGAGCAGTTACGACCCTACGAACACAACCCACGCTTCATCCGTAATCCGCTTTTTGACGATATTAAAGCCTCCATCCGTGAACGCGGGCTGGATCAACCACCGCCGATTACCCGCCGCCCGGGTGGGACCTATTTCATTATCCGCAACGGCGGTAATACGCGGTTGGCAATTCTCGGCGAGCTGTGGCAGGAAACCCGCGACGAGCGCTTCTTTCGCATTCATTGTCTGTTTCGGCCTTGGAGCAATGAAGTCACCACCCTGCTCGGCCATCTGGCCGAAAGCGATCTGCACGGTCAACTCACCTTCATCGAACGGGCTCTGGCGGTGGCCAAACTCAAAACCATGATCGAATCAGACGGAGCGACACTCTCGCAACGTGAGCTGGCGCGACGTATTGCCGCTGGGGGTTACCCAATTTCACAGTCGCACATCAGCCGGATGCTCGACACCCTCGAACATCTCCTGCCCGCCATTCCACAGACCCTGTATGCCGGATTGGGTAAACCCAAAATTGAACGCTTGATCGCTCTGCGTAGCCAGGCTGAACGAACCTGGAATCGTTACCCAACCGACATCATTTCGTTCCCCGAGTTTTGGCTCGACACCTTGGGGCAATTTGATGCCGATCCCGAATCTTTCCACCTTGAGCAAATCAAGGATGAACTGCTCGAACGCATGAGCCGCCTACTCGGCCAGTCCTACCGCATGTTGGCCTTGGAGTTGAGCTCCACACAACGGCCTGGCGTTGTCAGCACTTCCTTAGAGAACAGCCATCTGCCAAGCATTGATGAAGCCGCAGCAGGACCTCCCTCCTCCGAGTCCCGCCCCCCATCAACTGAAACCGGAACCCGGGCCGAAACAGCGCCAGAGGAGCAGCTCACGCTGCCCGAAACGAATGTCGCATCAGCAGTCAGCCCTCGGTCACGTGTCCAACAAATTCGCGAACAGATTGAACGCGACACTGCCCCCGAACCAGCACCGACCGTCGAAACCTGCATGATCGACGACCTCTGGATCATCGCACCAACACTGGATACCCCCGAGCAGCTGCGTTTAGCCATTGCTGGGCTGGCTCGGGAACTGGCGACCTATGCCGGGTATCCCGAGAGCGTCAGCGATCAGCAGCGCGACTTGGGCTTCGCCCTGAACATCGACCAACTTGATCTTGCAGCGCCCCGCGCGACCGGCGTTCACCTATTGCTCTTGGCCCTGCTGCGTGCACAAGACGAAGTGAACTGGGAGGATCGCAAGCAATTGCCCTCAGCCCTTTTCGGGCAACTGCTATTGGGGGTCTATCAACTCCCGCTGGCCGATCGTCCCGCCGTGGACGTAGGACTGGAGCGACTGCCCGACTATCTGTTAATCAAACTGTATCGCCTCATTCGCTTAGCCCGGCGCCTGATCGACTTGACGCTTACTCCTGAAGACGATTCACCAAGGGAGCTGCCATGA
- a CDS encoding single-stranded DNA-binding protein, with protein MSTFFVGEGNIGSAPEFQEFPSGNDEPRRLLRLNVYFDNPVPRDGSYEDRGGYWAPVELWHRDAEHWSTLYQKGMRVMVEGRTVRDEWEDSEDNARVTFKIEARRVGILPHRVQNVLMRERTSESASFAAPVGQATDQASSPASKSKKRRGQPPSA; from the coding sequence ATGAGTACCTTTTTCGTCGGCGAAGGCAACATCGGTAGTGCGCCAGAGTTCCAGGAGTTCCCGTCAGGCAATGACGAGCCACGGCGCTTGCTGCGCCTGAATGTGTATTTTGACAACCCCGTGCCACGCGACGGCAGCTATGAAGATCGAGGCGGCTATTGGGCGCCGGTTGAGCTCTGGCACCGCGACGCTGAACACTGGAGCACGCTGTATCAGAAAGGTATGCGTGTAATGGTCGAAGGCCGCACCGTGCGCGATGAGTGGGAGGACAGCGAAGACAATGCGCGGGTGACCTTCAAGATCGAGGCCCGTCGAGTCGGGATCCTGCCTCACCGCGTGCAGAACGTGCTCATGCGGGAGCGCACAAGTGAATCAGCATCGTTTGCGGCTCCCGTCGGGCAGGCTACAGACCAGGCCAGCTCGCCTGCGTCGAAGTCCAAAAAGCGCAGAGGGCAGCCACCATCGGCATGA
- a CDS encoding DUF3158 family protein: protein MNPVIPTQPMPLETLTPDAYRQLEHAASLKGLLKPFKGKGELEHLAQVARGIEAQLRRLMEAVAQHAEQPPYSLLDIRLVLQNTSARSTFLRWRTRDFARMGVAVWERQVSNKALPQAVREGLHRFECERIALNLQMSVVHSLYRQASTCAIKMASAERLLRQFTPAAEISQ from the coding sequence ATGAACCCCGTGATCCCGACTCAACCAATGCCCCTCGAAACACTCACACCGGATGCCTATCGACAGCTCGAACACGCTGCCTCCCTAAAAGGCCTTTTAAAACCATTTAAGGGTAAGGGGGAGCTAGAACACCTGGCGCAGGTGGCGAGGGGAATCGAGGCGCAGTTACGTCGCCTGATGGAGGCTGTGGCGCAGCACGCCGAACAACCTCCTTACTCACTGTTGGATATTCGATTGGTGCTGCAGAACACCAGTGCGCGCAGCACCTTTTTGCGATGGCGCACCCGCGACTTCGCCCGTATGGGCGTTGCGGTCTGGGAACGCCAGGTCTCCAACAAGGCTTTGCCGCAAGCCGTACGCGAGGGACTGCACCGTTTCGAATGCGAGCGTATCGCACTGAACTTGCAGATGAGCGTGGTGCATTCGCTCTACCGTCAGGCTTCAACCTGCGCGATCAAAATGGCCAGCGCCGAACGGCTGCTGCGCCAGTTCACACCAGCAGCGGAGATATCACAATGA
- a CDS encoding helix-turn-helix transcriptional regulator, with the protein MAHKHPTQAQIGRMIAKHRTQRNLTQEEVAERLGIGSEAISRLERGVVELSVVKLMQLADIFDCRMDELLTESSSRPNDQGQMIAGLLSGLQESDRAFILTTVEQLAAHLSSK; encoded by the coding sequence TTGGCACATAAACATCCAACCCAAGCCCAAATTGGGCGCATGATCGCGAAGCACCGCACTCAGCGTAATCTGACCCAGGAAGAGGTGGCTGAACGCCTGGGGATCGGCAGCGAAGCCATTTCGCGCCTTGAGCGGGGTGTGGTGGAGCTTTCCGTGGTCAAGCTGATGCAACTGGCGGACATCTTCGACTGCCGGATGGATGAACTGCTGACGGAGTCGAGCAGTCGCCCCAACGACCAGGGCCAGATGATCGCGGGCCTGCTGAGCGGCCTTCAAGAAAGCGACCGTGCCTTTATCCTGACGACCGTCGAACAGCTGGCCGCTCATCTCAGTAGCAAATAA
- the radC gene encoding DNA repair protein RadC, translating into MSTPLTLIETSDVEADRIAQENQLIDEALHILDRRLFTRGPNLTSPDAVASYLKLHLAQQEHEVFGVIFLDARHRVLAFEILFHGSIDGASVYPRQVVKRSLAHNAAAAIVCHNHPSGCTEPSLADRALTARLKAALDLIEVRVLDHFIVGEGRPLSLAEYGWL; encoded by the coding sequence ATGAGCACCCCACTCACCCTGATTGAAACCTCGGATGTCGAGGCTGATCGTATCGCCCAGGAAAACCAGCTAATCGACGAAGCGCTGCACATTCTGGATCGTCGGCTGTTCACCCGCGGCCCCAACCTGACGTCACCTGACGCCGTGGCCTCATATCTGAAACTTCATCTTGCGCAACAAGAGCATGAAGTTTTTGGTGTGATTTTTCTCGATGCCCGCCATCGCGTTCTGGCATTCGAGATCCTCTTTCACGGCAGCATCGATGGCGCCAGTGTTTATCCCCGCCAAGTTGTCAAGCGCTCCCTCGCACATAACGCAGCAGCGGCCATTGTCTGCCACAACCACCCCTCCGGTTGCACGGAACCCAGCCTGGCGGATCGCGCCTTGACCGCACGGTTGAAAGCGGCGTTGGATTTGATCGAAGTGCGCGTACTGGATCACTTCATCGTGGGTGAAGGTCGCCCACTTTCTCTTGCCGAATACGGCTGGCTTTAA
- a CDS encoding ABC transporter substrate-binding protein: protein MNSTTQAPAMLGASNPFVRGYDNLFIERLLQITYANDCPPCFRSIHDSQAHLPNDALELFACLFNDDFALISEGQAIPDELDEHFQSTGLVREVIYAVTGEMLNERHHVGDLYSQEEAQAMVHRLSFDTGHYSRAWEISTAHLTEEALRYLERRASNFNSGPTGLLFEPFALPDGNGLGCKLVGTPWTDENLMKIEGSPYTSLRQEQLDAGTPEALVNVLYLAALADVRLLIFDPDAAVLDGLAIYDE, encoded by the coding sequence ATGAACTCCACTACCCAAGCCCCAGCCATGCTGGGGGCCTCAAACCCATTCGTTCGCGGCTATGACAATCTATTTATTGAACGGCTGCTGCAAATCACCTACGCGAACGACTGCCCTCCCTGCTTTCGCTCCATACACGACTCACAAGCTCATCTACCCAACGATGCGCTGGAACTGTTCGCCTGCCTGTTCAACGACGACTTCGCTCTGATCAGCGAGGGTCAGGCCATTCCGGATGAATTGGATGAACACTTCCAGTCCACCGGGCTGGTGCGGGAAGTGATCTATGCCGTGACTGGCGAGATGCTCAACGAACGACATCATGTCGGTGACCTTTACTCCCAGGAAGAAGCCCAAGCCATGGTCCACCGTTTGAGCTTCGACACAGGACACTACAGTCGAGCCTGGGAGATCAGTACCGCACACCTCACTGAAGAGGCGTTGCGCTACTTGGAACGCCGGGCTAGCAATTTCAACTCCGGACCAACCGGTCTGCTGTTTGAACCCTTCGCCCTGCCAGACGGCAATGGCCTCGGGTGTAAGCTGGTCGGCACGCCCTGGACCGACGAAAATCTGATGAAGATTGAGGGCAGTCCTTACACATCGCTGAGGCAGGAGCAGCTCGACGCTGGCACACCGGAAGCCCTGGTCAACGTACTGTATCTGGCGGCATTGGCGGATGTGAGGTTGTTGATTTTCGACCCCGACGCTGCCGTCTTGGATGGGCTCGCCATTTATGACGAATAG